The Romeriopsis navalis LEGE 11480 sequence TGCGCTGCTGCGAGGATGGCGATCTCTGGGGCGGTGAGGCGGATGCCAGGATTAAGTAATGGTTGACCAGCTTGGTAGTAAGCGCCTTGCTGACGGACAAACTGTTGGGGTTTGGGAGATTCCAGAATGGTGACTTGATTGCCGTCTCGCTGGGTATCTTCCTGCATCACAACGGCATCCGCCCCCGGTGGCATCATCGAGCCTGTGAGAATGCGAGCGGCTTGGCCCGTGGCGATCGTTTTCTGTGGAGTGCTGCCAGCCGGAATTTCTTCGATGACTTCTAGCGGCGTCGGTACAGTTTGGACATCCTCGAACCGGACGGCGTAGCCATCCATTGCGGAGTTATCCCAGTGGGGGAAGTCGAGTTGACTGGTGATCGTTTGGGCCAGGATACGATCGCGGCATTGTTTTAGCGAGACGGTTTCGGTATGGCGATCGGCGGCAAAGGGCTGAACTTGACTGAGGATGATGGCTTCGGCTTCTTGTGGCGGCAGCATGGGGCAAGGTCAAAATAGGATGCAATTCCATTATCTACGGATGATCGTCGCGTTAACTTTTCGGGTGGTGGGCAATGGGCTTTGAGGTTTATTGCATAATGGGGGAAATTTCGGGCTGATTGTGGATATTTTGTGGGGTGAGAGATCGTGGATGAGCCAGCGCTGATCTTTTTTGTGGAGCCGGATGGGACGGAGGAGTCGCCCACGGGTGTCCGGGGCGGTGATGATGTGGGTGGCGCGTTTGAGGAATATTCGCCAAAGCGGGAGTTGGTCGATCGACTACGCAAGCGGTTGCCGATGCCAGTGCAGCGATTGAAGCGGCAGGTGAATCAGCTAGTGGGGCTGCTGTCGGAGGTGTTTGATGATGCGGAAGCGCAGGTGCAGCAGGATAAATCCGATCGCCAGTTGCAGCTTGAGGAAATCGAGGTGACGGTGGAGATGAATGCGGAGGGGAAGCTCGGCATTTTGGGGAATGGTGGTAAGGCGGGCGGCAAAGGCGGGATTAAGCTGAAGTTTAAGCGGAAGTAGGGCGGATGGGGCGCAACTGGGCGATCGTCGTTGGGATTAACGATTATGACAATCTGCGGGCGCTGAAGTATGCCGAGCGGGATGCGGCTTCGGTGCGGGACTTCTTTGGTGAGTTGGGGTTTGAGCAGGTTTACTTTTTTGCGGCGGGTGCTCCGGCGATTCAGGCGAAGAGTGGTGCGCCGATTTCGGCAGAGCCGACGACGAGTCGCTTACGAAATTTTCTGCGGCGACGGTTGCAAGGTAAGCCATTAGAAGCGGGTGATACGCTGTGGTTTTTCTTTGCAGGACATGGGAAGCGGAAAAATGAGCGCGATTATTTGATGCCGATCGATGCTGATCCTGGAGATGTGACGAATACCGGATTAGCGGTGCGGGATTTGACGGAGCAGTTGCGCGGGAGTGGTGCGGGCAATGTGATTTTGTTGGTGGATGCTTGCCGGGATGATGGTAGCCGGGATGGTGTGGGGATTGGTTTAGAAAAGCAGCAGGGGGTGATTACGCTGTTTTCCTGTGCGCCGGAGCAGCAGTCCTATGAGATTGATGAGTTGCGGGCGGGGGCGTTTACCTATGCGTTGTTGCAGGGGTTGCGGATTCAGGGGGAGGGCAATTGTGCGACGGTAGCGCGGTTGGCGGAGCATGTGCGGGTGCAGGTGCCGTATTTGGTGGAGCGTTATCGGCGCACACGTCAGAATCCCTATTTGGTGGCAGAGCCTGCGAGTAAGCAGAATTTGATTTTGTTGCCACGGCAGGCGAGTCCGGCGGATGTGTTGATGTTGAAAAATGCGGCATTGCAGGCGGAGAACCGGGGCGATCGTGATCTAGCGCGGGATTTTTGGTTGCGGGTGTTGGCGGTGGGTTATGACATGGAGGCGGTGCAGGCGATCGAGCGACTAGCTGCTGGTAGCAGTACAACTCGTAGAAGTCGGGCCGGGATGCAATCTGGGAGTCGATCGAGCACTTCTGTTTCTATTCCCCAGTTACCACAATTGCCCCGGCGACAGATGTTGCAGTTGCTGGGCTTGGGTGGTGGCGCGATGGGGTTTGCGGTGATTGGTAAGGTGGTGAGTGATGCCGTAAAGAGTTCGTCCAGCGGGATAAAACCGGCACCGACGTTATCCCCGAGCCAGACTCCACAGACTTTTTCCAGCGATAATCTACCTGAAACACCTGAGCCGCCAAAGTCTCAAACCTGGGGTGGGCGGAAGCTTGAAGACTTCCAGTTTGAGACGGTGCAGTTGAGTGATACGGGAAAAATCACCAAGCGGGAGACTCTGACACGTAAGCGATTCAATCAAAAGATTGCCGGTGATGTCAGCTTGCAGATGGTGCAGATTCAAGCGGGCAAGTTTCTGATGGGTTCTCCTGTCTCAGAGGCAGGGCGACGGGATATAGAAGGGCCACAGCATGAGGTGACTGTTCCTAACTTTTTCATGGCGCAGACTCCGGTGACGCAAGCGCAGTGGAAAGCGGTTGCAAAGTTGCCAAAGGTGAAAACTGATTTGAAACCAGAACCATCAAAGTTCAAAGGCGATCGGCGTCCGGTTGAGCAAGTTTCTTGGTGGGAAGCGCAGGAGTTTTGCGATCGATTATCCAAGCTCACGGGCTTAACCTATCGTCTGCCGAGCGAAGCGGAGTGGGAATATGCCTGTCGGGCGGGGACGAAAACGCCGTTTCATTTTGGGCATACGATTACACCTGACCTGGCGAACTACGACGGCAACTATACCTATGACCAAGGAGCAAAGGGGAAGTATCGTGAATTGACGACTGATGTTGTAATTTTCCCAGCAAATGCCTGGGGTTTGAATGATATACACGGCAATGTTTGGGAGTGGTGCGCTGATCACTGGCATGAAAATTACCAAGGTGCGCCGACGAATGGGACTGCCTGGTTAAAGAACAAAAAAGATGCAAATCGGCTGCTCCGTGGCGGTTCCTGGGACGACTATCCGGCGGATTGCCGTTCAGCCACCCGCCTCAACTACTCTCCGGGCTTCCGCAACAACCTCATCGGTTTTCGGGTTTGTCTGTCTGTTGCCGCGCAGTGAGAATTGAGAATGTGGAATGACGAATGTAGAAACTTTTAGAATTGAGAATGCAGAATGTAGAAGCGAGCCGGGAAACCTGTGAATAACTCTCCATTCATAATTCTCAATTCCCCATTCCTAAATGGAAATCCAAGACCGCACCTTCAACTTCTCGACCCGCATCGTCCGCCTGCACCAACACCTGACCAAATCCGATCCCACCTCAAAAATCCTCGCCAGCCAAATTCTCCGCTCTGGCACATCCATCGGCGCAAACCTCGAAGAAGCCCATGCTGCCCAGAGCAAAGCCGACTTCCTGTCCAAATGCAACATCGCCCTCAAAGAGGCTCGCGAAACCCACTACTGGCTGCGACTCCTCACCGCCTGCGAACTTCTGAATAGTGAAAGACTCGGCCCGATTACCCAAGAAGCCAACGAGATAGTGGCGATTTTGACGACGATTGTTAAAAATGGAAGAAGTAAGAATGGCGAATGCCGAATGTAGAGCAGCCACTCACCATTCCCAATTCTCCATTCCTCATTCTCCCCTCTTTTCCCATGTCCACCGCCGAAATAGAAGCACGTCTGGCGCATCTCGAAAATGAAGTTGCCCAGTTAAAGCAACAAAAATCATCATCTAATTCACCACAAACACCTTGGTGGGAGTCGATTCTGGGCACCTTTGCGGATGATCCGGCCTACGACGAAGCCATGCGTCTCGGCCAGCAATATCGCCAATCGCTGCGTGCCGATGCTGACCCAACGCTGGGATCGTAAATGTATATCCTCGATACGGATAGCGAGGCTTTATAACAAGCCCTGTTCAACTGCCGCCAAAATCTCCTCAACCGTCACATCTGCCTGATCTGACTTCGCGTAAATCAGCAGTAGCGACACGGATTCAGGCGAAACCACCTGATAAATCAACCGATAACCACCACTTTTCCCTACCGGAATATCACTATTCTTAGCCCGTACTTTGAAGACAATCAGTCCTGTTCCGACAATCCGATCGCCAACAAAATCTCCCACTGCTAATGCTTCAAGCACCGGCTGAATATCCTGCTGAATCTGCCGATAGCGCTTTGCTAATGCCTTCAATCGCTTCAAAAACGGTACCGAAAACCGCACATCGACCCGCGCTGCTTCAATCATAAACCTGCGTCCACAACTCCGACACTGGGAACGTTTCCCCTGCCTGTGTCAGTCGCACCGCCTCCGTCAAATCAGCCAAGATTTGGGCTTTCGGCTCGCCTTCATCCTCAAGGCACAATCCGCTTTCACCCAAAACCCCTAAAATCTGCTGCCAAACGGCAGTCGGCACCAAGACATCGGTTTGTTGGCCTTCCGCATCGGTGATGTATTTAACCAGATCGCCTAATTCTGCCAAAGTCATTGCACTATTGCCTTGCGAACCACAACCCTATTCTATCGAATTCCCCCATCCCACAGATTCTTCAGAAATTCGGCGTACAAATCGGCATCTCATTCAACCTAAAGTTCAGGCTCGTCGGCTTCGTCAGGCTCCTCGATCTCTGGCAACGTAATTCCTTCATAGAGATGCGCGATCGCACAATCAAACTCCAGACTCGCCAGCGCAAATTCCTCACCGTCTCCGTAGCTTTCGTACAGCCAAGTCCGCCCCTCGCCCCGCCGATAGATTTCGACTGCCATTTCCTGACTATTGATCAGCACATATTCTTGCAGCGTCTCAAGGCTTTGGTATTCCTGGAGCTTTTTACCACGATCGACCGACTCCGTTCCTGGTGACAACACTTCCACAATCACCTTCGGATACTGAAATTGCTTAATCGCAGTTTTATCCCGCTCATCACAGGTCACAACTAAATCCGGATAGCGAAACCGCCGCCGCACCTTGACCTTCACATCGGCAACATTAATCCGGCCACCGCGTGATTTAACTCGGTCATATAGCAAGCGGTAAAGGCTCAAAGCCAAATCGTTGTGGGCAATTGTCTTTTCGGCGTTCGCGTCAAGTTCGCCCTGCATTGAGATAACCTGACCATCGACATACTCATAGCGCAATTCCTGAGTCTGTTCCCATTCCAGAAATTCTTCAGGGGTCATGCCGGGCAGTTGGGTTTCTGGCAAGGCAACCATAAGTCCACCAAATCTTCGCCAACGACAGATACCTCTGAATCATAGCGCGATCGAATTTGCCAAAATTTCCAAAACAGATTGGCGATCGCGGCTGAGGTATGAAATAATTGATCTTCGTGTCTTAAGGCTTACTGTTTTAAGAAGTTCGACCCGCCCAAAAGCTAGGACCTGACATCATGGCTAAGAATAAAGGCGTACGGCTTGTCATCACATTGGAATGCACCGAGTGCCGCACTAATCCGAATAAGCGGACAAATGGCGTATCGCGTTATTCCACGATGAAGAACCGTCGCAACACCACAGCTCGCTTAGAACTCAAGAAGTTCTGCCCCCACTGCAACACCCACACGGTCCATAAGGAAATCAAGTAAGGTTTGCAGCCGTTGAAGTTTTGAGCTTGTACTCAAAACTCAGAACTGGGATTCCATCCTCTTTCTGTCCAATTACCAAAACGCAAAACATATGGCTTATTTTCGTCGGCGCATTTCCCCGATCAAACCGGGTGACCCGATCGACTACAAAGATGTCGATCTACTCCGCAAATTCATCACCGAGCGCGGCAAGATCTTGCCCCGTCGGATCACTGGCTTAACTTCAAAGCAACAGCGTGACTTGACCGTCGCGATTAAGCGCGCCCGGATTTTGGCGCTGCTGCCGTTTATTAACCAGGAAGGTTAAAGCGGCATCGGAGAAGTCATTCTCAACTCAACTAAAGTGGCTGGCGACTTGACACGATCGCCAGCCACTTTGTGCGTTTAAACCTCGATCGTCATCGCTTGACCGCAATGGCCGATCGAGAATCAGGAGCCGATCACTGCCAGAATGACGGTTTACGCTTTACAATGATTAATCTTTGAACCCCCAAGTTTAGTAGCGGCTTGTGACCCGGTTCAAATCAATCATTTCGCGCAGCACGACTGCATTGGATAGACTTCATGGAGAAGGGGACGCTAGTTGAGTTTCGGGTAAATGGCGATCGCCGCCTGGCCGTAGCCGATCGGCCAGAAGGGAAGAAAAACTGGATCGTCATCGATGCCCGCAACCAATCCCATAGCCTGCCACCGCGTTCGATCCACTATGAGATTTCGGGCAGCTATGAAGTGTCAAAAATCGAGCCATTTCTCGCGGATGTGGCTAAGTTCTTTGATCCCAGCAGTCTGGAAGTGGCATGGGAGTTGCTCCTCGAAATCGGTGATGGGACAAATCCCCAGGAACTCGCAAATTTATTATTCTCCGATCAATCCGCTCCGGCGAGTTATGCGGCCTACTGCATGTTGGATGACGATCGCCTCTACTTCAAACGCAAGGGCGATCGCTACGAACCCCGCACACCCAACCAAGTCGCTGAACTAAAACATCAGCAAGAAGCCGGTAACAAGCGTCAGCAAGAATGGGAAGAATTCATTGCAAAATTAGCCTCCGCCCTCGCTGGGGAAGAATTTGATTGGGTCTCCTCCGATCGCCCGCGCCTTGATGCCCTCGAAAAGTTTGCTACCTTCGCAGATGAGGCCTCGAATAAAACCACCGCGATCGATATTTTGTCGGCCCTAGGGAAGTCCCAAACGCCCCAGTCCGCCTTTGATGTATTAGTGCAGCTGAAGTTATGGAATCCCCATGAAAACTTGCTCCTGCGTCGTAGTAATGTCCCGGTCGCATTTCCCCAAAAGGTGGTTGAATTGGCGCGTAAATATATGGACGATCAGCCAGAAGATCTAAATGAGCGACTCGATTTAACCCATCTCAAGGTCTATACGATCGACGATGAAAGCACCACCGAAATTGATGACGGTCTGAGCATCGAATACTTGGAAGGCGATCGGCAGAAAATCTGGGTGCATATCGCCGACCCGACCCGTTGGTTGACGCCTGGCGATGCCTTAGATCTAGAAGCGCGGCGGCGGGGGACCACCCTATACTTGCCCACCGGCATGATTTCGATGTTCCCGATGGATTTGGCCGCGGGGCCGATGAGTCTGACGGCCGGGCAAGTTTGTTGTGCATTGAGCTTTGCGATTTTGCTCGATGATGCCGGTGGCGTTGAGGACTTTAGTATTCACGCGACCTCGATTAAAACCACATATCGCCTGACCTACGATGATGTGGATGAGATGTTGGATTTGGGGGTGCGCGCCGAACCCGAAATTCATGACTTAGCCAAGTGGGCCAAGCTGCGGAAATCCTGGCGGAAATCCCAAGGTGCAATCAGCATCAAGATGCCGGAATCGGCGGTCAAGGTGAAAGATGGTGGCGAGGATGTGGATGTTTATATCCTGGAAGGGTCCTTTGCCCGTGAGTTGGTGGCGGAGATGATGATCCTGTCTGGTGAAGTCGCGGCAAAGTATGGTCAAATCCATGAATTGCCGATGCTGTTCCGGGCCCAGCAGCAGCCCGAATTGCCACCGGAAGAAGAACTGATGGTATTGCCGGCAGGCCCCGTCCGGTTCTGTGCCGTGCGGCGCTGTATGCCCCGCAGTGAAGTGAGTTTGACGCCGTTCCGGCACGCGAGCTTAGGCTTGGAGCACTATACGCAGGTGACTTCCCCCATCCGGCGATATGGTGACCTGTTAGCGCATTTCCAGATCAAGGCACATTTGCGTGGGGCAGAGCTGCCCTTCCCCGTCTCGAAGATGCAGGAGATTATTTTGTCGTTGACGCCGGCGGTGCAAGATGCGGTGCTGCTAGAACGTCAGAGCAATCGCTACTGGATTTTGGAATATTTACGGCGCAATGCTGATCAAATTTGGGATAGCTTGATGCTGCGTTGGCTCCGAGAACATGAAGGACTGGCCTTGATCATGCTGGAAGATTTGGGTGTGGAATTAGTCATGCGCTTTGATCGACCGATCGAGCTAGGCGAACGACTTTTGGTGCAGGTGGCGCAGGTTGATCCCCGTGAAGACATTATTCGCCTGAGAGAAGTGGCGGAATCATCGGTTGAAGCCTTGGCCTCTTAGCGGCGGCGCTGCGCGTCGGATTAGCTATGTGCTGAGGGACTGATGCGCGGGTTGTGATTGCCTGTGATTGGT is a genomic window containing:
- a CDS encoding molybdopterin molybdotransferase MoeA; this encodes MLPPQEAEAIILSQVQPFAADRHTETVSLKQCRDRILAQTITSQLDFPHWDNSAMDGYAVRFEDVQTVPTPLEVIEEIPAGSTPQKTIATGQAARILTGSMMPPGADAVVMQEDTQRDGNQVTILESPKPQQFVRQQGAYYQAGQPLLNPGIRLTAPEIAILAAAQCPEVKVFRRPKVAILSTGSELVEPDQPLGPGQIVDSNQYALTALVEQMGAEVLSIGVVPDQPEQLKAAMQQALAEADVVISSGGVSVGDYDFVDRLLTELNATIHIRKIAVKPGKPLTFATQGDKLYFGLPGNPASALVTFWR
- a CDS encoding Pepco domain-containing protein: MDEPALIFFVEPDGTEESPTGVRGGDDVGGAFEEYSPKRELVDRLRKRLPMPVQRLKRQVNQLVGLLSEVFDDAEAQVQQDKSDRQLQLEEIEVTVEMNAEGKLGILGNGGKAGGKGGIKLKFKRK
- a CDS encoding SUMF1/EgtB/PvdO family nonheme iron enzyme; the protein is MGRNWAIVVGINDYDNLRALKYAERDAASVRDFFGELGFEQVYFFAAGAPAIQAKSGAPISAEPTTSRLRNFLRRRLQGKPLEAGDTLWFFFAGHGKRKNERDYLMPIDADPGDVTNTGLAVRDLTEQLRGSGAGNVILLVDACRDDGSRDGVGIGLEKQQGVITLFSCAPEQQSYEIDELRAGAFTYALLQGLRIQGEGNCATVARLAEHVRVQVPYLVERYRRTRQNPYLVAEPASKQNLILLPRQASPADVLMLKNAALQAENRGDRDLARDFWLRVLAVGYDMEAVQAIERLAAGSSTTRRSRAGMQSGSRSSTSVSIPQLPQLPRRQMLQLLGLGGGAMGFAVIGKVVSDAVKSSSSGIKPAPTLSPSQTPQTFSSDNLPETPEPPKSQTWGGRKLEDFQFETVQLSDTGKITKRETLTRKRFNQKIAGDVSLQMVQIQAGKFLMGSPVSEAGRRDIEGPQHEVTVPNFFMAQTPVTQAQWKAVAKLPKVKTDLKPEPSKFKGDRRPVEQVSWWEAQEFCDRLSKLTGLTYRLPSEAEWEYACRAGTKTPFHFGHTITPDLANYDGNYTYDQGAKGKYRELTTDVVIFPANAWGLNDIHGNVWEWCADHWHENYQGAPTNGTAWLKNKKDANRLLRGGSWDDYPADCRSATRLNYSPGFRNNLIGFRVCLSVAAQ
- a CDS encoding four helix bundle protein, with the protein product MEIQDRTFNFSTRIVRLHQHLTKSDPTSKILASQILRSGTSIGANLEEAHAAQSKADFLSKCNIALKEARETHYWLRLLTACELLNSERLGPITQEANEIVAILTTIVKNGRSKNGECRM
- a CDS encoding type II toxin-antitoxin system RelE family toxin is translated as MIEAARVDVRFSVPFLKRLKALAKRYRQIQQDIQPVLEALAVGDFVGDRIVGTGLIVFKVRAKNSDIPVGKSGGYRLIYQVVSPESVSLLLIYAKSDQADVTVEEILAAVEQGLL
- a CDS encoding Uma2 family endonuclease — translated: MVALPETQLPGMTPEEFLEWEQTQELRYEYVDGQVISMQGELDANAEKTIAHNDLALSLYRLLYDRVKSRGGRINVADVKVKVRRRFRYPDLVVTCDERDKTAIKQFQYPKVIVEVLSPGTESVDRGKKLQEYQSLETLQEYVLINSQEMAVEIYRRGEGRTWLYESYGDGEEFALASLEFDCAIAHLYEGITLPEIEEPDEADEPEL
- the rpmG gene encoding 50S ribosomal protein L33 translates to MAKNKGVRLVITLECTECRTNPNKRTNGVSRYSTMKNRRNTTARLELKKFCPHCNTHTVHKEIK
- the rpsR gene encoding 30S ribosomal protein S18, which gives rise to MAYFRRRISPIKPGDPIDYKDVDLLRKFITERGKILPRRITGLTSKQQRDLTVAIKRARILALLPFINQEG
- a CDS encoding ribonuclease catalytic domain-containing protein, which gives rise to MEKGTLVEFRVNGDRRLAVADRPEGKKNWIVIDARNQSHSLPPRSIHYEISGSYEVSKIEPFLADVAKFFDPSSLEVAWELLLEIGDGTNPQELANLLFSDQSAPASYAAYCMLDDDRLYFKRKGDRYEPRTPNQVAELKHQQEAGNKRQQEWEEFIAKLASALAGEEFDWVSSDRPRLDALEKFATFADEASNKTTAIDILSALGKSQTPQSAFDVLVQLKLWNPHENLLLRRSNVPVAFPQKVVELARKYMDDQPEDLNERLDLTHLKVYTIDDESTTEIDDGLSIEYLEGDRQKIWVHIADPTRWLTPGDALDLEARRRGTTLYLPTGMISMFPMDLAAGPMSLTAGQVCCALSFAILLDDAGGVEDFSIHATSIKTTYRLTYDDVDEMLDLGVRAEPEIHDLAKWAKLRKSWRKSQGAISIKMPESAVKVKDGGEDVDVYILEGSFARELVAEMMILSGEVAAKYGQIHELPMLFRAQQQPELPPEEELMVLPAGPVRFCAVRRCMPRSEVSLTPFRHASLGLEHYTQVTSPIRRYGDLLAHFQIKAHLRGAELPFPVSKMQEIILSLTPAVQDAVLLERQSNRYWILEYLRRNADQIWDSLMLRWLREHEGLALIMLEDLGVELVMRFDRPIELGERLLVQVAQVDPREDIIRLREVAESSVEALAS